The window ACGGGCCTTCGGCTTTCGGAAGATCGACGCCGTCCCCGGTCCCGACGGCAAGATCATGCACGCCACGATGGGCTGGAAGGACGGCGTCCTCATGATGTGCCCGGAAAGCGACATGAACCCGATGAAGGCTCCGGTGACCAGCGGCGCGCTGCCGCCCTTCACCCTCTACGTCTACTGCGAAGACGTCGACAAGCTTTGCGCCCAGGCCAAGTCCGCCGGCGCCAAAATCCAATCCGAGCCGCAAGACATGTTTTGGGGCGATCGGACCTGCAACCTTATCGATCCCGAAGGATATTATTGGTGGTTCGCGACCAACGTCGGGGGCTTCGACGCCGAAGCCATGCAAAAAATGATGAAGGGGTTGTAACTGCTACTGTCATTCCGAGGAGCAAAGCGACGAGGAATCCCTGCAGAATTTCTTAACGCGAAATAACTCTGCAGGGATCCCTCGCTACGCTCGGGATGACAAATCAAAGGTCTTTGATCACCTGCCGGCAGATGACCAGGCGCTGGATCTCGCTGGTGCCTTCGTAAATCTCGGTGATCTTGGCGTCGCGGTAGTGGCGCTCCACCGGATAATCCTTGATATAGCCGTAACCGCCATGCACCTGGATGGCCTTGTTGGTCACGAACATGGCGACCTCGGAGGCGAAGAGCTTGGCCATGGCCGCTTCCTTGTTGATCGATTGGCCCTGATCCTTCAGCCAAGCCGCCCGGTGCACCAAAAGGCGGGCGGCGTCGATCTGGGTGGCCATGTCGGCCAGGAAGTTCTGGATGGCGCCGAATTCGTAAATCTTCTTCCCGAAAGCCTCGCGCTCGGTCGAGTACTTGGCCGCGGCTTCAAAGGCCGCCCGGGCGATGCCCAAGGCCTGGGTGCCGATGCCGATGCGGCCCGAGTCGAGGGTGTTCATCGCGATGGTGAAGCCCTGGCCGACCTCGCCCAGCAGGTTCTCGGCCGGGACCTCGCAGTTGTCGAGGACGATCTCCGAGGTCGAGGAGGCGCAGATGCCGAGCTTCTTCTCGACCTTGCCGACGGCAAAGCCGGGAAAGCTCTTTTCGACGATGAAGGCCGAGATTCCCTTGTGCCGCTTCTCCTTGTCGTTCATCGCGTAGACGATCATCGCATCGGCGTGGGGGCCGTTGGTGATGAAATTCTTCCGGCCGTTCAAGATCCATTTGTCGCCCTTCTTGACCGCCACGGTCTGTTGGTTGGCGGCGTCGGAGCCGGTGCCGGGCTCGGAAAGCGCATAGGCCCCGAGTTTTTGGCCCGAGGCGAAGGGCTTGAGGTATTTTTCCTTCTGGGCGTCGGAGGCGAACTTGGTGATCGGCCCGCAGTAGAGCGAATTGTTGACCGACATGGTGACGGCGGTCGAGGCGCAGGCCGCCGAGATCTCTTCCAAAGCCAGGACGTAGGACAGAGTGTCGAGGCCCGAGCCGCCCCACTCCGTCGGCACCATCATGCCCAGCAAGCCGAGCTCGGCCATCTTCGGCAGGTGGCGGCTGGGGAATTCCCCCTTCAAGTCCATTTCGGCCGCCGTGGGGGCGACCTCTTTTTGGGCGAAAGCCCGCGCCATGTCGCGGACCATTTTTTGCTCTTCGCTTAAGGAAAACTCCATAAATCGATCCTTATTGGCCCTTGAAGGCGGCCTTTCGTTTCTCGAGGAATGCCGTGACGCCTTCGACCCGATCCTGGGTCGCGAAGGCCAAGGGAAACAGCGCGCGCTCGATGGCGAGGCCGCTGACCAAGTCGAGGTCGGCGCCTTCGACGACGGCCCGCTTGGAGAGCTCGATCGCGACCGGCCCCTTCTGCATGATCTCCTTGGCGACGACCTCGACGTCCTTCAACAGCTCGGTGGCGCCGCAGACCTTGTTGACCAGCCCCCATTCCTGGGCTTCCTTGGCCGAAAGCATCCGGGCGGTGAAGATCAGCTCCCGGGCCCGGTTCTTGCCGATGAGGCGAGGCAGGCGCTGGCTGCCGCCGAAGCCCGGGAAGATGCCAAGGTTGACCTCGGGCAAACCGAGCTTGGCGTTTTCCGAGGCGTAGATGAAGTCGCAGGCCAAGGCCAATTCCAAGCCCCCGCCGAGGGCAAAGCCGTTGACCGCGGCGATGACCGGCACCCGCGAGGTTTCGATCATCCGCATCACGTGGTGGCCGAGGTCGCAAAATTCCTTGGCCTGAAGCGGAGTCATCTCCTTCATCGCGGCGATGTCGGCGCCGGCCACGAAAGCCTTCTCGCCCTCGCCGGTGATGACGGCGATTTTGATTTCCTTGTTCTGCCGGACCTCGTGCATCACGTTAAGCAGGTCGAGGAGGACGCCGCCGTTCAAGGCGTTGAGCGCCTTGGGCCGGTTGACCTTGATCGTGAAGATGCCTTCTTGCAGGTTGGTCAACAAATTTTCATATGCCATAGATACTCCTGTAGGGGCACCCCTTGCGAGTGCCCAATCTGCGGCGGTCGCGAGCACCCAGCCCTGGACGGGCGCAAGGCCCGCCCCTACGAATATTTGTAAAAACCGCGGCCGGCCTTGCGGCCGTACCACCCGGCCTCGACGTATTTGCGAAGCAGGGGGCAGGCCCGGTACTTGGGATCGCCGAATTCCTTGTACATGACGTCGAGGACCGCCAGCAGGGTGTCGAGGCCGACGAAGTCGCAGAGCTCCAGCGGTCCCATCGGATGGTTGAGGCCCATCTTGACGGCGGCGTCGATGTCCTCGGCCGTGCCGACGCCTTCATACAAGGTGAAGACGGCTTCGTTGAGAAAGGGCAGCAAGGTCCGGTTGACGATGAAGGCGGCCGAATCCTTGGCGGTGACCGTCTTCTTGCCCAGCTTCTCGCCGACGGCCAGCGCAGTCTGGTAGGTGGCATCGTCGGTCTGGACGGCGCGGATGATCTCGAGCAGCTTCATCACCGGGACCGGGTTGAAGAAGTGCATGCCGATGACCTTCTCGGGCCGCTTGGTGGCGGCGGCCAAGCCGGTGACCGAGATCGAGCTGGTGTTGGTGGCCAGGATAGTGCTCGCTTGGCATTTGGCATCGAGCTCGCGGAAGAGCTTTTCCTTGGCGGCGACGTTCTCGGTGATCGCCTCGATGACGAGATCGCATTTGGCGAAATCCTCGAGGTTGCAGGTCCAGGAAACCCGCTTGATCGCGGCGCCCTTGTCGTCCTCGCTCAGCTTGCCCTTCTCGACCAGCTTGGCGAGCTGCTTGGTGAGGCCGGCGGTGGCCTTCTCGTTGTGTTGGGGGCTTTGGTCGCAGGCCAAGACATCGAAGCCGGCGAGAGCCGCGATCTGAACGATTCCGCTACCCATTTGGCCGACGCCGATGACGCCGATTTTTTGCACCGTCATAGATTCTCCTTCTTAGTAAATTGGGCTGAGCGGGCGACCGCGAGGCTCGCCCCTACAATGCTTCGACGATCAGGGCCACGCCCTCGCCGCCGCCGATGCAGAGGCTGGCCAAGCCGCGCTTGGCGTTCTTGCGCTTCATGCCGTGGAGCAAGGTGACCAGGATCCGGGCGCCGCTGGCGCCGATCGGATGGCCGAGGGCCACCGCGCCGCCCCAGACGTTGACTTTGTCGGCCGGGATGCCGATCTTTCGGTTGTTGGCGACGGCCACGACCGCGAAGGCCTCGTTGACCTCCCAGAGGTCGATGTCGGCGGCCTTGAGCTTGGCCTTGTTCAGAGCCTTCTCCATCGCCTCGGCCGGCGCCATCGTGAACCATTCGGGCGCGATCGAGGCTTGGGCCTGGGCGACGATCTTGGCCATCGGCTTCAAGCCCAGCTCCTTGGCTTTGGCCGCGCTCATCACCACCAAGGCCGCGGCGCCATCGTTGATCGAGGAGGCATTGCCGGCGGTGACGGTGCCGTCTTTTTGGAAAGCGGTCGAAAGCTTGGGCAACTTGGTAATGTCGCCTTTGCCCGGCTCTTCGTCGGTGTCGACCAGGACCGGGTCGCCCTTGCGCTGGGGCACCGGCACCGGGACGATCTCGTCCTTGAAGGCGCCCTCTTTCACCGCGGCTTGGGCCCGGCGGTAGCTCTCGGCCGAGAAAGCGTCCTGCTCCTCGCGGCTGACCTTCTGCTCCTTGGCGCAAAGCTCGGCGGCGCTACCCATATGGTAGTTGTTATAGACGTCCCACAGGCCGTCATTGACCATCGTGTCGATCAATTGGCCGTTGCCCATCCGATAGCCTTCGCGGGCCTTGGGCAAGGCGTAAGGCGCTTGGCTCATGCTCTCCATGCCGCCGGCCACGACCACGTCTCGGTCGCCGGCCCGGATCATCTGATCGGCCAGCATGACCGCCTTGAGGCCCGAGCCGCAAACCTTGCCGATGGTCAGAGCGCCGGTCTCTTTGGGCAGGCCGGCGAAGATCAAGGCCTGGCGGGCCGGCGATTGGCCCTCGGCGGCGGTCAGGACGTTGCCCATGATGACCTCTTCGACCAGCTCGCCGGCGATGCCGGCCCGCTTCACCGCTTCTTGGATGGCGACGGCGCCGAGCTTGGTCGCGGGAACCGAGGACAGGGATCCCAGGAAGCTGCCGATGGGAGTGCGGGCGGCCGAGACGATGACGGAATAATTTTCGGAATTGGACACGGGGAACCTCCAGAATTCGCCGAAAAAGCCGGCGAGGCCATCCTTCAAGAACGCGCGGTATAAATCAAGATCGTCCGGCCAAGTCAATGGATATTCCATCCATTCCAAGCCCTTGGGAGACGGTTGACGAACGACAAAGTCGAGGGCATAAGGTCGAGCAAGTCCCGGGTTTCCCGGGGCGCGCAGCAAATTCAAAGAATTTGCGGAGTATGATGATGCCCAGGATCGGAAGCGTCCCTTATCTCAACGCGATGCCGCTGCTCGAAGGACTGGAAGCCGCCACTGGCTCCCCGATCGTCTTCGACAATCCCGCCCGCCTCCATGAAAGAGTTTGCCAAGGCGAGATCGACGTCGCCCTGCTTCCGGTGGTCTCCTTCCTCGAGAACCACGAGCTCAAGCTGATCCCGGGATCGGGCATCGTTTCCCACGGGGCGGTGCGCAGCGTGAAGGCCTTCCACGAGAAACGGGGCTACGACCTCGCCAAGGCCCGGCGGATCTTCCTCGACACCGATTCCAAGACCAGCAACCGGCTGCTCAAGCTATTGCTGCTCAAAAAATACGAGCGCGATTTCGCCGAGCTCGAATTCGTCGATAAAATGGACAAGGCCGATACCGTGCTCCAGATCGGCGACAAGGCCCTGGAGCGCAGCCATTTCGGAAATTCGACCGACCTCGGCGCCGAGTGGCAGGAGCTGACCGGCCTCCCCTTCGTCTACGCCTGTTGGATGAGCCGGGTCCCGGTGACGGCCGAACTCCTGGCCCAGCTCCACAACGCCAAGATGACCGGCCTGCAAAACCTCCAGGAAATCGCCCTCCGCCAAAGCAAGATTGCCCCCGAGGACGCCCTGAGCTATCTCACTCAGAACATCCAATACGACGTCGAGGGCCCGGAATTGGTCGGTCTCAAGATGTTCTTCGATTGGATCGTCGAGCTGGAGAACCTGAACTATGACACTTCCCTCCGCTTTGTTGCATAAGCTCGAGCAGCGGGAGCGCCTCAGCGAAGCCGAGGCCCTGACTCTATTTCGCGAAGGCGACCTCTTGACCTTGGGCCATTACGCCGACCAAGCCAACGCCGCGAAGAACGGCGACACCGTCGGCTACGTCATCGACCGCAACCTCAATTACACCAACGTCTGCGTCCTGCGCTGCAAATTCTGCGCATTCCGCCGGGACCAGGATGCCGAGGGCAGCTGGGAGCTGAGCCACGAGGACATCGACCGCAAGATCGAGGAGCTGCTCCAGGCCGGCGGCACCCAGATCCTGATGCAAGGCGGCCATCACCCCGATTTCAAGCTCGACTATTACGTCGCGATGGTCCGCCACATCAAAGAGAAGTTTCCCAGCATCACCGTCCATGCCTTCTCGCCGCCGGAGCTCCACCACATCGCCCACGTCTGCAAGCTCTCCTATCGGGAGCTCTTGACCGAGCTGAAGGCCGCGGGCTTGGACAGCATCCCGGGCGGCGGCGCCGAGATCCTCAACGACGAGATCCGCCGGAAAATTTCTTCCGGCAAGTGCAACAGCGAATCCTGGCTCAAGATCTGCGAGACCGGCCACGAGCTCGGCATCCAGGGCTCGGCCACCATGATGTTCGGCCACGTCGAGCGCCTTGAGGACCGGGTCGAGCACCTGCGGCAGCTCCGCGAGCTTCAGGATCGGACCGGCGGCTTCTTCGCCTTCATCCCTTGGACCTATGTCCCCGGAAACTCGCCGATGGGCGGCGAGTCGGTGGGCGGCCACGAATACCTCAAGACCTTGGCGATCTGCCGGCTCTACCTCGACAACTTCAAGAACATCCAGATCAGCTGGCTAACCCAGGGCGTGAAGGTCGCCCAGATCGCCATGTCCTTCGGCGGCAACGACATGGGCTCGACCCTGCTCGAAGAAAATGTCGTCCGAAGCACCGGCGTTCCCAATCAAACCACCGTCCCGGAGCTGCGCCGGATCGTTACCGAGAGCGGAAAGATCCCGCGGCAACGCGACACCTTTTACCGTTACCTCAACTAAATGCTGCTCTACGCCGCCGCCCTGCTCAATCCTGGACGCGAGCCGGTCCTCGAACCGGCGCTGTGGATCCGGGGCGACACTCTTGCCTACGCCGGGCCCTGCGCCGACATGCCCGACGAGGCCGCGCGCGATCCCGACACCCTCGATTTGGGCGAGGTCGTGGTCTGTCCCGGCCTGGTCAACGCCCACGCCCATCTCGAGCTGACGGCGCTGCAGGATCTTCCCTACCCCGGCGAATTCGTCGGCTGGATCAAGAGCTTGATGGAGAGCAAAAACCGGATCGAGCCCCGAAGCCAGGATGAGGCCTTTCATCAAGGCATCCTCCAATGCCTGCGGGGCGGAACCACCTGCATCGGCGACCACGTGAGCGTCGGCGCCAACCTCGAGCCCTTGATGCGCTCGCCGCTCCGGGGCCGGGCCTTCGTCGAGGTGATCGGCGTCGTGCCCGAGGTGGCCCGCGACATGTTGAAGGCCGCGCTGCATCTGCAGGAAATCTGGCGAAAGGTTTCGCCGGACCTCCAGGTCAGTCCCTCGCCCCATTCGGTCCATGCCCTGAGTCCCGACATCCTGGCCGAAACCCTGAGCCTTCCCGAACCGGTGTTTTCGGTTCACTTGGCGGAGAGCCAAAGCGAGTGGGACTATTTCGCGAAAAAGGCCGGGACGATGCACGATTTCATCGCTTCCCGGGGCCAAGCTCTCGATCGCGAGGCCGATAGCGCCGTCCGGGAGCTGAAAAAAATGGGCCGGCTGAACGGCCGGCTCCTGGCGATCCACGGAAATTACCTCGATGCCGCCGATCTCGAGCTTTTGGCCCAGGCCGGCGCCAGCCTGGTTCACTGCCCCTTCTCCCACGGCTATTTCGGGCATGAGCCCTTTCCGCTGAAGGAAGCTCGAGCCGCCGGCTTGAACATCGCCCTCGGCACCGACAGCCTGGCCAGCGCTTCGACCCTCTCGATGCTCGAGGTGATGCGGGCGATGGAAAAAGAATTTCCGGAGCTGAAGCGCGAGGAGATCTTCGCGATGGCGACGATCAACGGCGCCAGGGCCTTGAAGCTGGATGCCCTCTGCGGCACCCTCGAGGCCGGGAAGAAGGCCGATCTCATCGCGTTTCCCTCGGCCGGCTTGCGACCCTTGGAGGCGATCTTCCAAGCCGAAAACGTCGAGGCTATTCTGATCGGCGGCCGCCTGGTGCGGCCGGCCTGAGCTCATCGCCCAAGGAACGGCGCAGGCTCAATAAGGCTTGGATCGAATCCAGGCTTGGGGGGTTAAGGCCGTCGGCCGACGGCGCTTCCCTTGCTATCCAAGCATGGACGCCGCCGCTTAAGGCATCGAGCTCGGCCATCGCTTGGCGGCGCGATCCGCCTTTCAAAGCCTGGGCTCGCTGGAAATCCCGATTCAGCAAGTAGATGAGGTCCCGGCTCAGCGCGCTCAAACCGACGCCATCCCGGGCTTGATGGTCCAATTCGGCCAGCTGCCCGAGAACGTAGTCGGCGACGTCATCGCGGGGCTCCGAGGACCTTTCCAAGTGCCGATAAGCCCTTCCCGCCAAATCGGAGAAACCGATCGAGACGGCGGCGTCGCGGGTGGCGTGGACGAAAGCATCGTGGGCCGTGTAGTAAAAAGGATGGACCAGCTCCTCCAAGTCGCCAAAGAAGATATTGTTGCGGGCCAAGCCGATCGGAAAAGCCCGCTCCCGCTTGAAGTCCATGACCTGACGGCGTGAGATCCCGCCGGGAACATAATGGAAGGAGACTCGCTCCGCACCGTGCTGCGCTTGCAATACTTTTTCGTAGAAGCTC is drawn from bacterium and contains these coding sequences:
- a CDS encoding VOC family protein, with amino-acid sequence MAAKPDPRPEGTAWINPYLTCRSVEAALDFYERAFGFRKIDAVPGPDGKIMHATMGWKDGVLMMCPESDMNPMKAPVTSGALPPFTLYVYCEDVDKLCAQAKSAGAKIQSEPQDMFWGDRTCNLIDPEGYYWWFATNVGGFDAEAMQKMMKGL
- a CDS encoding acyl-CoA dehydrogenase, which codes for MEFSLSEEQKMVRDMARAFAQKEVAPTAAEMDLKGEFPSRHLPKMAELGLLGMMVPTEWGGSGLDTLSYVLALEEISAACASTAVTMSVNNSLYCGPITKFASDAQKEKYLKPFASGQKLGAYALSEPGTGSDAANQQTVAVKKGDKWILNGRKNFITNGPHADAMIVYAMNDKEKRHKGISAFIVEKSFPGFAVGKVEKKLGICASSTSEIVLDNCEVPAENLLGEVGQGFTIAMNTLDSGRIGIGTQALGIARAAFEAAAKYSTEREAFGKKIYEFGAIQNFLADMATQIDAARLLVHRAAWLKDQGQSINKEAAMAKLFASEVAMFVTNKAIQVHGGYGYIKDYPVERHYRDAKITEIYEGTSEIQRLVICRQVIKDL
- a CDS encoding enoyl-CoA hydratase-related protein, giving the protein MAYENLLTNLQEGIFTIKVNRPKALNALNGGVLLDLLNVMHEVRQNKEIKIAVITGEGEKAFVAGADIAAMKEMTPLQAKEFCDLGHHVMRMIETSRVPVIAAVNGFALGGGLELALACDFIYASENAKLGLPEVNLGIFPGFGGSQRLPRLIGKNRARELIFTARMLSAKEAQEWGLVNKVCGATELLKDVEVVAKEIMQKGPVAIELSKRAVVEGADLDLVSGLAIERALFPLAFATQDRVEGVTAFLEKRKAAFKGQ
- a CDS encoding 3-hydroxybutyryl-CoA dehydrogenase, yielding MTVQKIGVIGVGQMGSGIVQIAALAGFDVLACDQSPQHNEKATAGLTKQLAKLVEKGKLSEDDKGAAIKRVSWTCNLEDFAKCDLVIEAITENVAAKEKLFRELDAKCQASTILATNTSSISVTGLAAATKRPEKVIGMHFFNPVPVMKLLEIIRAVQTDDATYQTALAVGEKLGKKTVTAKDSAAFIVNRTLLPFLNEAVFTLYEGVGTAEDIDAAVKMGLNHPMGPLELCDFVGLDTLLAVLDVMYKEFGDPKYRACPLLRKYVEAGWYGRKAGRGFYKYS
- a CDS encoding acetyl-CoA C-acetyltransferase; its protein translation is MSNSENYSVIVSAARTPIGSFLGSLSSVPATKLGAVAIQEAVKRAGIAGELVEEVIMGNVLTAAEGQSPARQALIFAGLPKETGALTIGKVCGSGLKAVMLADQMIRAGDRDVVVAGGMESMSQAPYALPKAREGYRMGNGQLIDTMVNDGLWDVYNNYHMGSAAELCAKEQKVSREEQDAFSAESYRRAQAAVKEGAFKDEIVPVPVPQRKGDPVLVDTDEEPGKGDITKLPKLSTAFQKDGTVTAGNASSINDGAAALVVMSAAKAKELGLKPMAKIVAQAQASIAPEWFTMAPAEAMEKALNKAKLKAADIDLWEVNEAFAVVAVANNRKIGIPADKVNVWGGAVALGHPIGASGARILVTLLHGMKRKNAKRGLASLCIGGGEGVALIVEAL
- a CDS encoding menaquinone biosynthesis protein; translated protein: MPRIGSVPYLNAMPLLEGLEAATGSPIVFDNPARLHERVCQGEIDVALLPVVSFLENHELKLIPGSGIVSHGAVRSVKAFHEKRGYDLAKARRIFLDTDSKTSNRLLKLLLLKKYERDFAELEFVDKMDKADTVLQIGDKALERSHFGNSTDLGAEWQELTGLPFVYACWMSRVPVTAELLAQLHNAKMTGLQNLQEIALRQSKIAPEDALSYLTQNIQYDVEGPELVGLKMFFDWIVELENLNYDTSLRFVA
- the mqnC gene encoding cyclic dehypoxanthinyl futalosine synthase yields the protein MTLPSALLHKLEQRERLSEAEALTLFREGDLLTLGHYADQANAAKNGDTVGYVIDRNLNYTNVCVLRCKFCAFRRDQDAEGSWELSHEDIDRKIEELLQAGGTQILMQGGHHPDFKLDYYVAMVRHIKEKFPSITVHAFSPPELHHIAHVCKLSYRELLTELKAAGLDSIPGGGAEILNDEIRRKISSGKCNSESWLKICETGHELGIQGSATMMFGHVERLEDRVEHLRQLRELQDRTGGFFAFIPWTYVPGNSPMGGESVGGHEYLKTLAICRLYLDNFKNIQISWLTQGVKVAQIAMSFGGNDMGSTLLEENVVRSTGVPNQTTVPELRRIVTESGKIPRQRDTFYRYLN
- a CDS encoding amidohydrolase family protein produces the protein MLLYAAALLNPGREPVLEPALWIRGDTLAYAGPCADMPDEAARDPDTLDLGEVVVCPGLVNAHAHLELTALQDLPYPGEFVGWIKSLMESKNRIEPRSQDEAFHQGILQCLRGGTTCIGDHVSVGANLEPLMRSPLRGRAFVEVIGVVPEVARDMLKAALHLQEIWRKVSPDLQVSPSPHSVHALSPDILAETLSLPEPVFSVHLAESQSEWDYFAKKAGTMHDFIASRGQALDREADSAVRELKKMGRLNGRLLAIHGNYLDAADLELLAQAGASLVHCPFSHGYFGHEPFPLKEARAAGLNIALGTDSLASASTLSMLEVMRAMEKEFPELKREEIFAMATINGARALKLDALCGTLEAGKKADLIAFPSAGLRPLEAIFQAENVEAILIGGRLVRPA